The Prunus persica cultivar Lovell chromosome G7, Prunus_persica_NCBIv2, whole genome shotgun sequence genome has a segment encoding these proteins:
- the LOC18769426 gene encoding potassium channel AKT1 has protein sequence MENRKIRSVFSVPMCGEEQLELSRDGSQYSLSTGILPSLGARSSNRRVKLSRFIVSPYDRRYRGWETYLVVLVIYTAWVSPFEFGFLKGPGGPLSIVDNVVNGFFAVDIVLTFFVAYLDKSTYLLVDDHKRIGWKYARSWFLFDVISTIPSELATKIFPKSVQSYGVFNMLRLWRLRRVSALFSRLEKDRNYNYFWVRCAKLICVTLFAIHCAGCFYYLLAARYRDPQKTWMGIEILEQDMWIRYVTSVYWSITTLTTVGYGDLHPVNTREMIFDIVYMLFNLGLTSYLIGNMTNLVVHGTSRTRKFRDTIQAASSFAQRNQLPGRLQDQMLAHLCLKFRTDSEGLQQQETLDALPKAIRSSISHYLFYSLVDKVYLFHGVSNDLLFQLVSEMKAEYFPPKEDIILQNEAPTDFYVLVTGVADLVVLKNGVEQVIGEVKAGDLIGEIGVLCYRPQLFTVRTKRLSQLLRLNRTAFLNIVQANVGDGTVIMNNLLQHLKDQKDPIMEGVLLETENMLARGRMDLPLSLCFAASRGDDLLLHQLLRRGLDPNESDNNGRTALHIASAKGSENCVLLLLDFGADPNSKDTDGNSPLWEAILNGHEPIAKLLQDNGADFNSGDVGQFACTAAEQSRVDLLKEIVGHGGDVTRPKANGTTALHVAVSEDNVEIVKFLLDQGADIDKPDLHGWTPRALADQQGHEDIKNLFHSRKEISKFLSVTTPEHQQNGTRFIGRFTSEPNIHPPSQDCSFAGADGGAWGRNRPRRRTNNFHNSLFGMMSAAHTGEKDLFFAVKGTRSPKSKNYGSNPARVTISCPEKGEVKGKLVLLPVSYEELLELGAKKFGFSSAKVVIKEGAEIDDIDVVRDGDHLIFVSVGESQEEPETQDSPIQGD, from the exons ATGGAGAACAGAAAAATCAGAAGCGTGTTTAGTGTCCCAATGTGTGGTGAAGAACAGCTTGAGCTCTCAAGAGATGGCAGCCAATACAGTCTCTCTACAGGGATATTGCCTTCGCTTGGTGCAAGGTCTAGCAACCGGAGAGTCAAGCTCAGCCGCTTTATTGTGTCACCTTATGACCGCCGCTACAG GGGATGGGAAACATATCTTGTTGTTCTGGTCATCTATACTGCTTGGGTGTCGCCGTTTGAATTTGGTTTCCTTAAAGGACCAGGGGGACCGCTCTCCATTGTAGATAATGTTGTCAATGGTTTCTTTGCTGTGGATATTGTTCTTACATTCTTTGTGGCTTACCTGGATAAGTCTACATATCTACTTGTTGATGACCACAAAAGGATTGGTTGGAAGTATGCAAGATCCTGGTTTCTCTTTGATGTCATATCCACTATCCCGTCTGAACTTGCTACAAAGATCTTTCCAAAATCTGTTCAATCTTATGGCGTTTTCAACATGCTTCGTCTTTGGCGTCTACGAAGAGTTAGTGCACTATTTTCCAG ATTGGAGAAAGATAGGAACTATAACTACTTTTGGGTTCGCTGTGCAAAACTTATTTGT GTCACTCTTTTTGCCATTCACTGTGCTGGATGCTTCTATTATCTTTTAGCTGCACGTTATCGTGACCCCCAGAAAACGTGGATGGGAATAGAAATCCTAGAACAAGACATGTGGATTCGATATGTAACTTCAGTTTATTGGTCTATCACTACACTAACAACAGTTGGATATGGAGATCTGCATCCGGTCAATACAAGGGAGATGATCTTTGACATAGTCTACATGCTCTTCAACTTGGGATTGACATCATACTTAATTGGAAATATGACCAACTTGGTTGTCCACGGGACCAGTCGAACTAGAAAATTT AGGGATACCATACAAGCTGCCTCCAGTTTTGCGCAGAGGAACCAACTGCCTGGCCGCCTGCAGGATCAGATGCTTGCACACTTGTGTCTGAAGTTCAGAACAGACTCAGAAGGACTGCAGCAACAAGAGACTCTTGATGCCCTTCCTAAAGCCATCCGCTCAAGTATTTcacattatcttttttactcTCTTGTCGATAAGGTGTACTTGTTTCATGGGGTTTCAAATGACTTGCTTTTTCAGTTG GTGTCAGAGATGAAAGCAGAGTATTTTCCTCCCAAAGAAGATATAATCTTGCAGAATGAAGCACCCACTGATTTCTACGTACTTGTCACTGGTGTTGCG GATTTAGTGGTTCTCAAAAACGGAGTTGAACAG GTCATTGGCGAGGTAAAAGCTGGTGATCTTATTGGTGAGATTGGGGTACTCTGTTATAGGCCACAGCTCTTTACAGTTAGGACCAAAAGATTGAGTCAGCTATTGAGGCTGAACCGTACTGCTTTCTTAAATATCGTTCAAGCTAATGTTGGAGATGGAACTGTAATTATGAATAATCTCCTCCAG CATTTGAAAGACCAAAAGGACCCAATAATGGAGGGAGTTCTGTTGGAGACAGAGAACATGCTAGCTCGAGGTAGAATGGACCTACCTCTCAGTCTATGCTTTGCAGCAAGCAGAGGAGATGACTTGCTGTTGCATCAGTTGTTGAGACGGGGTCTCGATCCAAATGAATCAGACAACAATGGGAGGACAGCTCTG CATATAGCATCAGCCAAAGGAAGTGAGAACTGTGTGCTTCTTCTACTGGACTTTGGGGCAGATCCTAACAGTAAAG ACACAGATGGGAATTCGCCACTTTGGGAGGCAATTCTGAATGGTCATGAACCAATTGCCAAGCTGCTGCAAGACAATGGTGCAGATTTCAACTCTGGGGACGTGGGTCAATTTGCTTGCACTGCCGCCGAGCAAAGCAGGGTGGACTTGCTCAAGGAAATCGTTGGACATGGAGGTGATGTCACACGACCTAAAGCCAATGGAACCACAGCTCTCCATGTTGCAGTGTCAGAAGACAACGTTGAAATCGTCAAGTTCCTGTTGGACCAAGGGGCTGACATTGACAAACCAGACCTCCATGGCTGGACCCCAAGAGCTCTGGCAGACCAACAGGGACATGAAGACATAAAGAACCTTTTCCACTCAAGGAAAGAAATATCCAAATTTCTTTCTGTTACCACTCCCGAGCACCAGCAGAATGGAACCCGTTTCATTGGAAGGTTTACAAGCGAGCCAAACATCCACCCTCCGTCCCAGGACTGCTCATTTGCAGGAGCAGACGGAGGAGCTTGGGGACGAAACCGGCCACGGCGCAGGACTAATAACTTTCACAACTCACTCTTTGGCATGATGTCAGCTGCCCACACCGGCGAGAAAGACTTGTTTTTCGCGGTGAAGGGGACGAGAAGTCCAAAGAGTAAAAACTACGGAAGTAACCCTGCTAGGGTGACAATTAGTTGCCCTGAAAAGGGTGAAGTTAAAGGGAAGCTTGTGCTGCTTCCAGTGAGTTATGAGGAGTTGCTTGAGCTTGGTGCAAAGAAATTTGGCTTCTCATCGGCTAAGGTCGTGATCAAAGAAGGAGCTGAAATTGATGACATAGATGTAGTTAGAGATGGTGATCATCTTATTTTTGTAAGCGTTGGTGAATCACAAGAAGAGCCTGAGACCCAAGATTCTCCAATTCAAGGAGATTAA
- the LOC18771754 gene encoding uncharacterized protein LOC18771754: MKGEVQLEPAGETERDPTDVDPLLENQEDSSPGSSTEIYNEDLESGSIPCCRICLETDAEPGDELISPCMCKGTQQFVHSSCLDHWRSVKEGFAFSHCTTCKAQFHLRVESYEDNSWRKIKFRVFVARDVFLVFLAVQSVIAAIGGFAYVMDKDGAFRNSFSDGWDRILSKHPIPFYYCIGVLAFFVLLGFFGLILHCSSLNSNDPRMAGCQNCCYGWGILDCFPASMEACFALVIVFVVIFAILGIAYGFLAATMAIQRIWQRHYHILTKRELTKEYIVEDLHGCYTPPKLDPEHEARLKMLKLL, translated from the exons ATGAAAGGAGAAGTGCAGCTAGAGCCAGCAGGTGAAACGGAACGAGACCCTACTGACGTGGACCCTCTGCTAGAGAACCAGGAAGATTCGTCACCTGGAAGCTCGACTGAGATTTACAATGAAGACCTCGAGTCTGGCTCTATTCCCTGTTGTCGCATTTGTCTTGAAACCGATGCTGAACCAG GGGATGAATTGATTTCACCTTGCATGTGTAAAGGCACCCAGCAGTTTGTTCATAGCTCCTGTCTTGACCACTGGCGCTCTGTTAAG GAGGGATTTGCTTTCTCACACTGCACAACTTGCAAAGCCCAATTTCACCTTCGAGTTGAATCATATGAGGACAATTCTTGgcgtaaaataaaattcagagTTTTCGTTGCAAGGGATGTTTTCCTTGTATTTTTAGCTGTACAATCA GTCATTGCTGCAATTGGTGGCTTTGCGTATGTCATGGACAAAGATGGTGCCTTCAGGAATTCATTTAGTGATGGTTGGGATCGTATCTTGTCAAAACATCCTATaccattttattattgtatag GGGTACTGGCCTTTTTTGTGCtgcttggattttttgggcttaTACTACACTGTTCATCCCTCAATAGCAATGACCCAAGAATGGCTGGCTGCCAGAATTGTTGTTATGGTTGGGGAATCTTGGATTGTTTCCCTGCGTCTATGGAGGCTTGCTTTGCCTTAGTTATCGTTTTTGTTGTCATATTTGCCATACTTGGCATAGCTTATGGTTTCCTTGCTGCTACCATGGCTATTCAGAGGATCTGGCAGAGACATTATCACATCCTGACCAAGAGGGAACTCACAAAG GAGTACATAGTGGAGGATCTTCATGGATGTTATACCCCACCAAAATTGGATCCAGAACATGAAGCACGTCTGAAAATGCTCAAGTTGTTGTAG
- the LOC18769236 gene encoding EG45-like domain containing protein: MSRAQPQKWVSLLILFLLHLLLTSHADVGSAAQYPPPYLPTACYGSDSSQFPSSNLFAAAGDGIWDNGASCGRQYLVRCISAARTGTCVPDKTIQIRIVDYASSVNSAPSAPATTMVLSQTAFGAIANSTAKSINIEFQQV, translated from the exons AGCTCAACCACAAAAATGGGTCTCCCTACTCATCCTCTTCCTTCTACACCTTTTACTCACATCTCACGCTGACGTGGGCTCTGCTGCGCAGTATCCTCCTCCATATTTAC CGACGGCGTGTTACGGCAGCGATTCGTCGCAGTTTCCTTCGAGCAACTTATTTGCGGCGGCTGGAGACGGAATATGGGACAATGGGGCATCCTGCGGGAGGCAGTACTTGGTGAGGTGCATAAGCGCGGCACGAACGGGGACGTGTGTTCCCGACAAGACCATTCAAATAAGAATCGTGGATTATGCCAGCTCTGTTAATTCTGCGCCGTCGGCTCCAGCCACCACCATGGTCTTGTCCCAAACAGCTTTCGGAGCCATCGCAAATTCAACGGCAAAATCAATCAACATTGAGTTCCAACA gGTGTGA